Proteins co-encoded in one Glandiceps talaboti chromosome 22, keGlaTala1.1, whole genome shotgun sequence genomic window:
- the LOC144452329 gene encoding retinol dehydrogenase 8-like, translating into MAQQVVVITGCSTGIGLSLAAFLAKDTEKRYRVYGTMRNLAKQSELVKAAGQSLNETLFIQKLDVTNDESVETFFKDVLDKEERVDILVNNAGISIVAIFECIPMATIRNVMETNYFGVVRTIHAVLPTMKKQRSGKIINISSLFGVAGTPFSEIYASAKFAMEGMSECLAPTLRKFNVYLSTVQMGPVITAVRENMQTLLKDVDLSTADEASIELMRLNESNRQQMIKGESLQTADEAAQVVINIIEEQQPKFRYQASEAIRVMISRKLVDPTGEGAVNNSIKNFLTEC; encoded by the exons ATGGCACAACAAGTGGTAGTGATCACCGGCTGTTCGACCGGGATAGGTTTATCATTAGCTGCCTTCCTGGCCAAAGACACAGAGAAGCGGTATAGAGTATATGGTACGATGAGAAACCTAGCAAAACAGTCTGAACTAGTGAAAGCTGCTGGACAATCTCTAAACGAGACTCTGTTCATCCAGAAGTTAGACGTCACAAATGATGAGTCGGTGGAGACATTCTTCAAGGACGTCCTCGACAAAGAAGAAAGAGTGGATATTCTAG TTAACAACGCTGGTATCAGTATTGTTGCAATATTTGAGTGCATTCCCATGGCAACGATACGTAATGTCATGGAAACCAACTACTTTGGAGTTGTAAGAACTATACATGCTGTGCTGCCCACCATGAAAAAACAAAGGTCGGGGAAAATAATCAACATAAGCAGTCTGTTTGGCGTGGCAG GTACGCCTTTCTCAGAAATCTATGCGTCGGCCAAGTTTGCTATGGAAGGCATGTCAGAATGCCTTGCTCCTACTTTGAGAAAATTCAACGTTTA TCTCTCAACGGTTCAGATGGGACCTGTCATCACCGCCGTGAGAGAAAACATGCAAACTTTACTGAAAGATGTTGATCTTAGCACAGCAGATGAAGCTTCCATCGAACTGATGAGACTAAACGAAAGTAATCGACAACAAATGATCAAAGGGGAATCTTTACAGACTGCAGACGAGGCGGCACAGGTTGTGATCAACATCATCGAAGAACAACAACCAAAGTTCCGTTACCAGGCTTCAGAAGCTATCCGTGTCATGATTAGCAGGAAGCTTGTTGATCCAACAGGGGAAGGCGCTGTCAATAATTCCATTAAAAACTTCTTGACAGAATGCTGA